Below is a window of Paremcibacter congregatus DNA.
GACAAGATTTAGATAAAATTTGGCATTATCCGGGCAATGTATTATGGTGCAGAAATTCTCATATAATCAGGTTGATAACGCATGAACACCCCCTCCCTTCCCGGAAAATATCCTTATTCCCGTCCCCGCAGAAACCGGAAAAGTGGCTGGTCACGCCGCTTGGTGCGGGAAAATGAACTGACCGTCAATGACCTGATCTGGCCGGTTTTTGTCCAGGAAGGTCAAGCTCAATCAACGGAAATCGGGTCAATGCCGGGCGTATCGCGTCTGTCCATTGATCTCCTGTTGCCGGAAATCGAAAAAGCCGCCGCTCTTGGCATTCCCGCAGTCGCCCTTTTCCCCCAGACCCCGCAAAACCTGAAAACAGAAGATGGGCAGGAAGCCTTTAACCCGGACAATCTGATCTGCCGCACCGTGCGCGCCATTAAGGATACCGTACCGGATATCGGCGTAATTTGTGATGTAGCGCTTGACCCCTATACCAGCCATGGACAGGACGGGATATTGGTCGACGGTTATGTCGCCAACGACCTTACCCTCGAAACATTACAACAACAGGCTCTGGTTCAGGCTGAAGCCGGATGTGATATTCTCGCCCCGTCAGACATGATGGATGGCCGCGTCGCCGCCATTCGTGAGGTTCTGGAAGAAGAGCAATTTGTCAATGTTCAGATCATGGCATACGCGGCGAAATATGCATCGGCGTTTTATGGACCGTTCCGTGATGCTGTGGGCTCCAGCGCCAATATAAAATCGGGCGGCAAGCACAGTTATCAGATGGACCCCGGCAATACAGATGAGGCCCTGCGCGAAGTCATGATGGATATAGAGGAAGGCGCCGATATGCTGATCGTCAAGCCCGGCATGCCATATCTCGACATCATACAGCGTGTAACGTCCGAAACCAGCTTCCCGACCTTCGCCTATCAAGTGAGTGGGGAATATGCCATGCTACACGCGGCGGCTCAAAACGGCTGGCTGGATCTGGATCAGGTGATGATGGAAAGTCTGCTCGCGTTTAAACGCGCTGGCGCCTCTGGTATCTTGACGTATTTCGCCCCCACAGTTGCCCAACTTTTGGCAGATCGTTAAGTCAGCAGGTCATTGGGCAGCTCATTTACTGCTTCATCAAGTTCATAGAAACTTGGCTGCATCTCGCTTGGGACGCTTTTCCGGCCAATCTCGACCGAAATTTGTGGCGCATTGCCATGCAGATGCGACACGATGATATCCTTGATCACATTGAAGAAATGACCTTCTTCGTCAACGACCTGTTGTAATTTCACCGCAACAGGGCTCGCGACCGTGTAAGAAATCAGAATACCGAGAAAGGTTCCCACAAGGGCTCCCCCGATCATGGCACCAAGAACCTCAACGGGCTGATCAATACTGCCCATTGTCTTCACAATCCCCAGAACCGCAGCAACAATACCGAGCGCCGGAAAGGATTCCCCTAAAACGCTCAAGGCATGGGCGCCTTCACTTTCTTCATGATGATGTTTTTCCAGATCTTTCAACAACACATCTTCGACCTGGTGAGGATCGTCGAAATTCATTGTCGTCATCCGTAAATAATCACAAATGAAGTCGGTCACATGGTGATCCGCGCTAACTTTCGGGAAATTGTTGAAAATCTTGCTGTCATGCGGCTCTTCAATGTGTGGTTCCAGGGCGATAACACCTTTGGACTTTATCAGTTTCGTCAAAAGAAACATCAGGCACAACAAGTCTTTATAATCTTCTGCTTTCCATTTCGACCCTTTGAAAGCATGGCCGAGCCCCTTCATCCCCTTTTTTGCAACGCTGCTATTGTTACTTACCAGATAAGACCCAATACCCGCCCCGCCAATGATCATACCTTCAATAGGCAGCGCTTTAAGGATAGGCGCCATTTTCCCGCCGGCGATGACATAGCCGCCAAACACCATTCCCATTGTAAAAAGTATACCAACAATTATAAGCATATTAATCAGAGCCTCATTTCCACGCAAAATACACTTTGCGGAGTCTATAATTTTGTCATTATTTGAAACAGTTATAGGAAATGGGGGTTAAAGAAGTGTTGCAACAAGAAGAAAAAATATAAAATTTTAGTATTTAAACTTCTGCCCGGTAAATTACATATATGTCCCGATCAAACTGATTGGCGTTCCACCGAAGCCAAGCTTGAAACGGGCGATATCTGCGCCATCCTCAGTATTGATGCCGCCCAAATCTATCATGACAACACCTTCCGACTTTAATTTCAGAATTGTTTTCCAGAGCAGGAAATGAAGCGCATTGCGGTTACGTCCTTCCGGTCCGTTCCAGCCAATATGATACGTGGCACACCGCCCATGCCGTAGAAACAAGGCTCCTGCAAGCGGTTCCCGCATCCCTTCATCCAAGGCAAAGGCTGTAAAGACCCCGGCCCCAGCAGCGCTGTTCCGCCCGTAACTCTTAACCAGTTTTGTCGGCAGACCCTGATATTTTTTATCTTTTTGCTGTTTCTTTTCATGTTTCAGCAACCAGTCGATATGGTAATGGTGATGATCGCCATATTGTATGTCCATATGGCTTTTTTCCGCCTTGCGGATGCTTGTCCGGGTTTTGCCATACAGTTTCTGCCACAGATCCTCTTCAGTCCGGTTGATATCCAACAAAACCGTCGAATATCCTGTAATAACACGACGAAACCCCATGTCTTTATAACTTTGATGACTTTCTGTTTCATCCGGGCTGAAAGCAAAGAGGTTGAATGATTTTAGAGGAAAATGTAGCCGTATTTTTTCCAGAACCTCCTTTTTGATATCAGCGGAAACAGGTCTCAACCACAAAGGAGCTCTTAAAAGCAATGCGACCTTCAGAAAACCGAAGAAACGGCGAGTCACGACCTGCCCCATGCCGATGGGGTCAAGTCCGTCATATACCACAAAGCGGTTCACATTGACTTTATTCCGGTTAAAAATGGTGCCATAGGCCCACGCCTGTTGAAAGGAACAGTGTTCAGCCTGGCTTAAATGCCGATCCCATTCCTTTTGGGTCATGTGGTTCCAGTCGATGATTAACTCTGTCATAATATAATTATAGTATTAAAGGTCCCAATCAGATAATTTATGTTAGCATGCGAATTACGCTAAAGTTCGAATAACACAGTCAATCTAAACGGTTTTAAAATGTTTGGTAGGAAAAAATTTAGACAAAATATCATGGGGCATGAAATTAGCGCCCCAAGACCCACCAAATGGGCCTATTATTATATTCTCAAATATATTGGCCTGCCTCTGTGCATGATACTGACCGGTATGGATATCATTCTGTTTTTCGTCTTTAAATACGGTTTCGACAGCTGTTACGGCGTCTTTTGCCTGATCAATTAGTTTTTCCTGCTGTTTTATGTAAGATTATTTTGGACTTTCCCCCATTTTCGCCATATATCTTGCTCTACAACGCCATTTATTATAATTATATTCGGATCCAAGATGACACAGTCCCCAGTTTCGGTAACTTTCCAGGATGTTCAAAAAGCAGCACTGGCGATTGATGGCGCCATTGCCAAGACGCCATTGAACAAATCAATTACCTTGTCAAAGCTCACCGGAGCCGAAATTTACATTAAATTCGAAAACCTGCAATTCACCGCCTCGTTCAAAGAACGCGGGGCCCTGAATAAACTTATGAATCTTACTGAAGTGCAGAAAAAGAATGGCGTTATCGCGGCTTCTGCGGGCAATCATGCCCAGGGCGTCGCCTATCATGGTAGCCGCCTGGGCATTCCGACCACCATTGTCATGCCCGTCAACACACCTTTTGTTAAAGTGCGACAGACAGAAGAACATGGCGCCACGGTAGTCATGCACGGTGAGCGTTTCGATGATACCGCCGAATACGCCTTGCAACTTGCCGAAGAACGCAACCTGACTCTGGTCCATCCTTTTAATGATGAAGATGTCATCGCCGGTCAGGGTACTCTGGGCATCGAAATGCTCGAAGCCTGTCCTGATCTCGACGTTATACTGGTTCCTGTCGGCGGCGGCGGCTTGATTTCAGGCATCGCAATAGCTGCTAAGCATATCAACCCTGACATAGAGGTCATTGGCGTACAGGCGGAGCGCTTCCCTTCCCTGCACAGAGCCATCAATAATAACGAATATATCGCCCAGGGCTCTACCCTGGCCGAGGGCATTGCCGTCAAAACCATTGGCGAGAAAACCGGCGCCATCTGTAAAGAACTTGTCGACGATATTCTTCTGGTGACAGAAGATGAGTTGGAAAAGGCGCTTTGCATGCTGTTAACCATTGAAAAAACCGTGCCGGAAGGGGCTGGCGCAGCTCCCCTGGCCGCTGTTAATACCTACCCGGAACGTTTCAAAGGTAAAAAAGTCGGCATGGTTCTGAGTGGTGGCAACATTGATCCACGCCTGCTCGCCTCCCTGTTGATGCGTGGCCTGGTGCGAGAAGGCCGCATTACCCGCCTGCGTATTGTTCTGATGGATGTACCGGGGGCTCTGGCGCAAATATCACGGATAATCGGCGACCTGGGCGGTAACATCATTGATGTCTCTCATCACCGCCTGTTCACGGAACTACCGGCGAAAGAAACCTATTCCAATGTTACTCTGGAAACCCGGGACAGCGAGAATCTGCAGGATATTTTAAATGGATTACGGGCTGCCGGCTTTACGGTACATGTAAACCGTGCATCCGACCTGTAACCGGGGAAAATTATCTTATAAGCGGCTGTTTCAACACTGGAACTAACATTATTTTAACCTTACCGCCCCATGATGTGCCTGTAACTGATTTTATAAGTACAGAATGGCGGTAAAATAATGGCGGATGAAGCACGCCCAATCATTATTAAACGGGTAAAAAAAGTATCAGGCGGGTCCCATGGGGGGGCCTGGAAGGTGGCTTATGCGGACTTTGTTACCGCCATGATGGCGTTCTTTCTGATGTTATGGTTGTTGAATGCGACATCAAAAGACCAAAAAAAGGGGCTGGCGGATTATTTTACGCCGACAACAGCTTCGACCGAATCTTCCTCTGGCTCCGGCGATATTCTTGGCGGCG
It encodes the following:
- the hemB gene encoding porphobilinogen synthase, yielding MNTPSLPGKYPYSRPRRNRKSGWSRRLVRENELTVNDLIWPVFVQEGQAQSTEIGSMPGVSRLSIDLLLPEIEKAAALGIPAVALFPQTPQNLKTEDGQEAFNPDNLICRTVRAIKDTVPDIGVICDVALDPYTSHGQDGILVDGYVANDLTLETLQQQALVQAEAGCDILAPSDMMDGRVAAIREVLEEEQFVNVQIMAYAAKYASAFYGPFRDAVGSSANIKSGGKHSYQMDPGNTDEALREVMMDIEEGADMLIVKPGMPYLDIIQRVTSETSFPTFAYQVSGEYAMLHAAAQNGWLDLDQVMMESLLAFKRAGASGILTYFAPTVAQLLADR
- the motA gene encoding flagellar motor stator protein MotA — its product is MLIIVGILFTMGMVFGGYVIAGGKMAPILKALPIEGMIIGGAGIGSYLVSNNSSVAKKGMKGLGHAFKGSKWKAEDYKDLLCLMFLLTKLIKSKGVIALEPHIEEPHDSKIFNNFPKVSADHHVTDFICDYLRMTTMNFDDPHQVEDVLLKDLEKHHHEESEGAHALSVLGESFPALGIVAAVLGIVKTMGSIDQPVEVLGAMIGGALVGTFLGILISYTVASPVAVKLQQVVDEEGHFFNVIKDIIVSHLHGNAPQISVEIGRKSVPSEMQPSFYELDEAVNELPNDLLT
- a CDS encoding lipid II:glycine glycyltransferase FemX codes for the protein MTELIIDWNHMTQKEWDRHLSQAEHCSFQQAWAYGTIFNRNKVNVNRFVVYDGLDPIGMGQVVTRRFFGFLKVALLLRAPLWLRPVSADIKKEVLEKIRLHFPLKSFNLFAFSPDETESHQSYKDMGFRRVITGYSTVLLDINRTEEDLWQKLYGKTRTSIRKAEKSHMDIQYGDHHHYHIDWLLKHEKKQQKDKKYQGLPTKLVKSYGRNSAAGAGVFTAFALDEGMREPLAGALFLRHGRCATYHIGWNGPEGRNRNALHFLLWKTILKLKSEGVVMIDLGGINTEDGADIARFKLGFGGTPISLIGTYM
- a CDS encoding threonine ammonia-lyase, which gives rise to MTQSPVSVTFQDVQKAALAIDGAIAKTPLNKSITLSKLTGAEIYIKFENLQFTASFKERGALNKLMNLTEVQKKNGVIAASAGNHAQGVAYHGSRLGIPTTIVMPVNTPFVKVRQTEEHGATVVMHGERFDDTAEYALQLAEERNLTLVHPFNDEDVIAGQGTLGIEMLEACPDLDVILVPVGGGGLISGIAIAAKHINPDIEVIGVQAERFPSLHRAINNNEYIAQGSTLAEGIAVKTIGEKTGAICKELVDDILLVTEDELEKALCMLLTIEKTVPEGAGAAPLAAVNTYPERFKGKKVGMVLSGGNIDPRLLASLLMRGLVREGRITRLRIVLMDVPGALAQISRIIGDLGGNIIDVSHHRLFTELPAKETYSNVTLETRDSENLQDILNGLRAAGFTVHVNRASDL